The window GTCAGTTTCTGGCAGTTCTTATGTGCTCAGTGATTACTACCCAATCCTCTGGTCGCATAATCACTTGAGATCTTAAACTGGTTTCAACTTCAGCGAATGGGGTGAGGAGTGGGGTATCTGTGAGAATTCAGAAAGCTATTCTGGCTCGCAAAAAGCTAGCCCTCAGTGAGCCGATATTAGAGATCCTTCTTGGCTCTCAACATCCCAGCCTGAAATCACCCAATATTGAAACCAGATTTACAGACTCTTTAGGCGGACAAGCTTTGCAATTTTCCAAAACAGACATGTTTGGTATTTTAGAAGGTcaaacccctctctccccgcatTGTGCTGTGTTTTAATGGAATCAGTTCAGCTTGAAGTTAGGGTAAGACCCATCCAGTCTCGAGGGAGGCTGAGACCATttcaagaggagaaaaaaataaaagacccAACCTTTGGGCCAAAGTAATCTGAAAAGGAGGTGAAGAGAGAAGTGCTGAAGGGACTATATTACATTTCCAATAGTTTAGGATAGTTTTTCTTCATGTAGGGAAGATTCCCCATAAGAATTGAGGTTTCACACCTATAGTACAAAAGTTTGCATGTATCAAAGGCAGTCTAGTACAGGAAATACTTCTGAAGGTAAAATGCAGAATAAAGTTCCACTTTGGCATTTGCCATACACTCAGTTTTAATGGTCAGACCCCATTACTATCCTCTAGCTCACTGAATCAATGAAATATTCCGGGAAGAAGCCCTTTGGAGAGATTCTACCATGCATCTAGGTGGATGGGAGGTCAGAGGTGGAGATTTTCCCTAGACCCCCATGCCAGCACTATTACAGACCTCGAAAGATGGAGCCAATGTTAGTCTTCTACAGCCTAAAAACATGTTGTTGTTTTGGGAAAATTTGGAGTTGTGTTTTCATAGTAAAAAGCCTCAAGTTCCATGTATAACTGAGAAGGTCACGGAGTCTCCAGGGCTAAGAGCAATACTGgcatagagaggagagagagatgctgGGTAGGAGCTCACTGTACAGGAATCAAGTCATTAGTGCAGGAGACACGGCCTTGTCACTGAGTTTGAAGACTAACTCCGGAAGGCAGTGTCATCAGCCTCAGTGTCTCCAAATACCCTGCAGTGCCTGAGCCCTCCGCAGCCCATCCAGCTGGCCTGGAGTAAACAGCTCATAAATTCAGAGGGGAAGGACCAAAGGGTAATGAAACCAGAGGATATAAAATGCCCAAGCTGTAGGCCAGAACAAAGAAAGTGGAGTCACTTAGGCCTCGTTGTACCAGAGTTTCCGGAGGGTTAGAAAACGATCCAGACTCCAATGCAGAAAAAGCATTTTTCTTCTTCTATAATTTAAGTATTAATGAACCTCTTTAAATTGGCTGTTTGGTTCAATGTTGGGTAAACTAGCAAGCTGACATTCAAGAGGGGGAAAACTGTTAGTTCAGCAGAAATCAAAATGTCAGCAACTGAAATTAAAGCCTTGAACAGTCAGTTCAGGGTCGAGTCTATCTGGGGTCACAGATGTGCTGAGCAGCCTAATCCCTTAAAGGGCCTCCATCAGAAACATGAATGATGCCACAATGTGACTGATAAGTTTAGAATGGAGAACCTTGTGCCTGAAGGCCCAAGGTCGACAAATTTTCATGAGACTAAACTGTAATTTGATCTCTCAGAAGTTACACCAAttgtaagagaaaaaaaaataagcagaaTCATCCAGTTGGACTGCCCTTGCTGATTAGTTTCGACAAAACCTAGGGTTCACAATGCCTGTGAAATTTTCACCAGCTCCTGTGACAATCAGCACTGAGTTGTATTTGCgtttaataaaaaaaatccaaagcaaaTTTTGTCCAAGCTCTGGACCTGTGGTCTGTAAACTTTGTATGGCTGAGCTAGCATTCACTATTATCAGTCCAAATCTGTGCAGTCAAAGGCGACATTTCCTCCTCAGAAGCTCAGcaaattcattccattcaatagtatctattgagagtttactatgtgcagagcactgtactaagcatttggcacatGGATGCAGTAAGGTATCCTGGAGAGGTGGACTGAGAAATTGatactttttttcattttggagTAAGAAAAATCCTAGATTCTGGAACACATAGGCTGCAAATATAGTAAGGAGCCCCCATGAGAGATAATGAAAACAGAAGTGATGATCCCACAAATAATCCAACAGGGATAAATTCATACCACAGGGTTACTGCAAACACTCCAAGGAGAAAAGTAGAGGCACCATTTCCTCACTAccagtctcctgctctagactgtaagtaagctcgtggccagggaatgtgtctaccagctctgtagcactgtactctcccaagtgcatagaacagtgctctgcagagagtaagggttcaataaataccatggctaATGACTTTGATGATACTTAAAGCCAGTGCTACGCTGGGTTGTATCAGGAGGAAGTCATTGAACAATACCACTCCTACAGCTTTGCCTGAACAGCAGcagggttggaggggaggaattGTCACAAGTGTGTTAGGAATGGGTGCAGCTTCTTTTACTCCTGCTCCTATTGGCTATCAATATATAGCTTGGCAATTTAGATCCCTGGTCTCACATCCCAGTAGCCCAACCAGCAGGATGGCAACCTCACTCCACCACCAGTGTTGTCCCACTCTGTGAGGCTACGCTGAGCCCTCTACAATAGAAATGGAGCAAAGGGAATGTCTGGAACTGGTAAAGCCAGAGCACTAGCTGGGAACCAAGTAGAGCCCATCTAGTgtttattttagtgtgtctccccttctaaattttAAGGCCTATGAGGGTAGAAATTATTGCCTATTATcttcactgcactctcccaaacactttgcaccgagtaggtgttcaataaatactactgactgacttgcTGAGAGTATCTAAAGAGGTTTCTGAGACAGGACTAATGGTACTTGATTGTGAAAACATTACCCCAATTTGCAAGGTGCTAAATCAAGCTCTCTGTAGCATGGTATATATCACAGGTTCTCTCTGCACTGTGCACCGGGGTCAATGTAAGAATCTTTCCAGTAAAATAAACCTTCTCAAGGCTGACTCCACTCAAGTACTTTTGGGTACTGCACTAGAAATTCAGAGTAGGAAAGACATCAATCAGCAAAGAAAACAATCAGAGAAAAAGCCGACTTGGtcaaaagagcataggcctcggacaagtcgctcaacttttctgtgcctcagtttcctcacctataaaactgGTTTTAAATATGTGTTCTAtctcctagactgggagccttatgtaggaaaaggactgtctgacctgatgaactctgtgtctaccccagtgcttaacacacagtaagcacttcaatgcaATAGTAACAATTACAAAAAAATACAAACCCAGAACTAGCTGGTAAAAATTCTGCCTTGTCCCAGCCAAGTTAATATTAAGTGAGAAATGGGCTTTTTGAATTCCTTAAAAATACGGGTAATCAGTGCCAAAACCTAGCTAGAACAGTTGGACTAACAGAAGTGATGAGAGCTACACAAGGATAAAGAATCTCAATTACCCCACCTCCACGTGGCAACCTTTTTGTAAAGGTCACCAGAACTAGAGGTGCTCAAGAATAACTAAATCATACTTCCTTTatgtagaagagagaagtggggtAGAAAATTACATGGTACTTGAGTGGGGTTAAAACAATGAGAAATGGGGTGTATGAAGAGAGACCAGCTCTGCTTTTGGGGCCTTGCTTATCTTTCTTTccaaatagcatttttaaaaaagacaccACTAAATTTCagacaaaatatatatatatatattttttagaaAATCTTTACAATAAATCAGGAAACATATAGGAGCTTGCTTACTGAGTTCAGTTTATTTCAATACTCAATTATCAGCTCCTTACAACTCAAATAACCCTGGTGACAGTGTGTATAACTTCTACTTTTTTGCTTTTATAACTTCAAAGCAAATAATACATTTGAGTGTGTTCTAATCTGTGCAAATAAGACAACTTTTGGAATCCTTCAGAAGATATATCCAAGATTCTGTTTGCAGAGGTCAGTCTTGTCTCTCGAAGATGGATGACTgagttttatttttcttcagaTAAAGTGCTCCTGTCCAGCAGAAACCAAAGGCCTTCCTTCAAGAGTTTTCATCAAGTTTAGCTCAGAAAAACGTGGTCATACAAATTCCAGCTTTCCGTGCCCACTGTACATCCCCCAGTGGACAAGTGAGAGGATTTTGTCATTGCTGAGGTCTGTCTGCCTCATTTTGTCACAGGTCATACAACAGTTCTCGTGGCCGGTAACCGGCACCATGCATTCCAAGTCTAACTTTGCCACCTGTCCCTTTCTGGAATGGTGGCCGTGAAAGCTGTAGTGCAAGCGGGACAGCATCTGCTGCCGCTGGTCCTGCAGTCTTTTATTTTCACTGCGAAGCATCCTCAGAGCCAACATGATGAGCAGCACTAGAATCAGCCCACCAGCGATGGGGACGGCAATGACGGCAGCCCTGAACCACAATTCTCTTGAAGAAGTCAGCTCCTGGACCTTGGTGATGAGATTCCTGCTGCTGTCGTGCTGGTACCTGCCACCTTGTCCTGCACAGAGAAGAGCGTTGTTAACTGTTGAGCCTGCTGAGCCCTAAGCCCCACGTTACAAAACAGAGCATACAAGTCAGGAACCGAGTAGAATTGGGTAACAAAGTCTGAGTCTTTCTCTccgcccccccacaccccccaactTTAAGTCAAACCAAAAGGAGTTTTCAAGTATTCGCAAGCTGCAATTGCTCGGTAACTTAATGTTGTCCTTAAGCCCTACGGAAATGTTGGAAAAACAGGCAAAGCCTATTAGGCAGGCAGACAGATCTCTAAACATTTAGGCAGACATAAAAGCTACTCAAATAAGGATGCATCTTTGCATCCAGGCATGCGTGTCCCTGTGGTAGCCCTAATTACATTAGCAACCAAATCAATAGCAGACATACAAGGTCTTGGCTGTCACAAGCCTATAGATCAGGCTGGTGATTTCGTTAAAAACTGCTTTTCCCTACCTGAGGTCTCCCCCTTGGGAGGAGAAAGAACATCATGCAGGCCTCGGTAATTGCACATATCTTCATGACAGCATTCCAGTGTGGGCACGGTGGTGCCAGAGTGGTTTTGGGCCTGTTTGGCTTGGCAGATATCTGCTGTGCTTGCAAAAGAGTCCAGGCAGCCATGAGTAAGTGGGGAATTTGTGTTCTGGGGGTCAAGGAGCCTGGAGAAGCAGGCATTAAGCTCCGACTTGCACATGTAGCCCGTCGCCACACAGTGGGCTGCATCACAGTAGCATCTGATTTCCCCTGAAAAATGGCAAGCGAAGGGAAAACTGGGTTAAAACTTTGATTCAATAACACGATGTCACATTTTACACAGTGGTCTGCCCGAGAGGGCAGGACAGGCACGGCTCTAATACCTGAACGGCGACACCTCCGCAATTTGGATCCGTTttagaaaaaatggggatttgaaataCAGGCAAGGCACAGTTCCAGGTAGTAGCCGTAATTTAGAGTCAACTTCACAGTACAGCCAGATACAGACCAAAATTCATCTCTGATAAGGTAAATGACGTTTATTCATTTTAATCCCACGTGACCCCCTCCAACAAAAATACTAGGCCTTTTTGATTTTGTCAGAACAAATATTTGATCGGAACTGCTGAATTGTTTACTGCCTCTAAGGGCTGTACCAAAGTTTAAGAGCTTTACCTAGCACCTTATAAAGTTATTAACTAGAATCATAACAATCTAGAAACTGCTCAAGTCAGGAGATTTTCAAACTACGAAACTGAGCAGCTTTTGCAGGCTTTCTAGAAAAGGCAACTTTCCCTATAAAGATCTTTTCATGCAAAGGACCTCTTTAGTCAGTATTGTAAAACAGGAAGGAGCAGTTTACAATTAGTGGTTTGTTTGCCAAAGTCAATTTCTTTCAACCCAAATGGAAAGTCATAAAAAGGGGCATAACTGCATTGCTcaaatctcctcccacctcccctccccccaacctccagtCTTCTATGTAATCCAACATGGGACCCAAAGGGGGAAACATTTAGGCTGAAAAAGACTTCCCTGGCTGTTTGAAAAATCTTCTCAGGAAACCTCAAAAATTTCTGTAGGaagcgattaaaaaaaaaagtttccttcaTAAAGGACTCTTGCACACACTTTTTCTCAAGGTCCCCCGGCATCGTAAGATCCACAGCCCTTCCTGCATTAAACTCAAAGGTCCTGCTGCTAGATTGATGCCTTTAGGATTCCAGGCATTAGAAGATGCAGTAGCAGAAGTGTGGACTCGACTCCGACTACTTCACATGGAATGGATACACCTCCTTCCCACTCCACCAGCTTTCCAAACCTAGCTGTGTCTTGAAATTTAAGCTCTGAAATAAATCCTAGTGATTTCCCTTTAAACCTCATTCTCTCCCTATCCCCTCCCTCAGGCTCATTTACAGGCACTTTATAGGGTCCtctgaatgaatgggaaaagtTTCTCATTTCGTGTGGCCCCCGAGTTTCAGCTCAGGTTGCCCCATAAGCCTGCTGCCACACGGCTCCAGCAGAAGCCAACTGCTCACCCTGCTGCTTTTTAACAATTAGGATTAACATTAATCGAAAAGACCTCTGGTTTGCATGCGCCCTCCAAATAATCACTCAGTGCTTTTCCTGTCCCTCTGGGTCATTAGGGCTCCCTGTCCCCTAGTTTCATGACTACCGCTCTTTTAGGACTATGAAATTGAAAGTATTATGACCATCTTCCTCGAAATATAGCTTAAAAAAATTTCTCCATTATCTTCTAGGCCAAGAAAATGTTTATGATTAACAATTATAATATAGAACATGAGCCACTCTGAGTCAGCTCTCCGTCCAAAATAAAGGGGAGAAACGAGATGCTGATTTAGGTATTTATGGGACCCTCTTATTAATGCCACACTTTTATCGACCCAAAAAAGTCTAATAAACGAATTCTGACAGACTAATCACATGCTTGTAAGGACTCCTTTTAATGAAAGCCACATTTTCTACAAATAGAATGGACATTTGTATTGCCACATTTAAACTGCATTTCTATCATTTCATACAGTTTCTTCCTTCTCTACGCACCAGGTCAGAGAGGGTATTGGTATTTTCAAAGAGGGAACAATGCTCTTCTGTTTGCCTtagccgcacccccccccccccttttcttgtTACTGTATGTAGCTATTAAGCAAAAATGTCTGCTTTTAGTCAAGATGGCTACAGGAGAGACTGCAGGCTTCTCTTAAAGCTTTTGAAGTCAACAGCAGCCAGAAGTCTGTGATCTCCTAATTATATCATTATCAGGCACATAGTTTCAGTATCTGTGACTTCACATCACTCTCAGTCACTCCCTGTTCTGCCTGCCTTTGATGGGGCGAGGAGGGTTCCCACTGCAGGCTGCAAGGGCTGTTATTTAGGGTTAATTACACCCTTccttccaaaataaataaatactctaGCACATCATCCTCCCTGACCTAGCTTATCCTTTAACCTTCTCCGGGAACATGGCAATTAGAAGAAAGTGGGGGATGGAAACGGCAAATACTCCTCAgtttaaaagggggggggggcctctaGGCACAGAACTGCATGTGGATTGCATGTCagacgggggtgggggaaaacCCAAGGAATACAAACGGGCCGACTCCCCATCGGGAAGGTTGGGAAAACTGCAGAAGGTTAAATTGGGTGGGTGCCTTTGGATAAAGTGGTGTGAGTGCTTCGGAGGAACTGGGAGCATCCCAGACCTGAGCCCTTTGCAGAGGGGAGCGGCCGGGAGACCCGCCCCGGCACCGGCCACGGCCACGCGTGGGGAGGGTCTCGTCTCCCCCGCCGGGCTGGGTGGACAGGGGCGGGTGGGGTGGCCCGACGCCGCCGGGACCCCTTCGACCACCACTTACCCCCAAAGTGGTCCGTCACTCCTTCATTCATGCCACCGTACTTATGGAGCACCTTTTGTGTGCAGGCTAaacaatgataacgttggtatttgttaagcactatgtgccaagcactgtcctaagcgctggggtagatacaaggtcatcaggttgtcttacgtggggctcccaaccttcatccccgttttacaggggaggtcactgaggcccagtgaagtgacttacctggggtcaaacagctgacaagcggcagagccgggattagaacccacgacctctgactcccaagtccggactctttccactaacctaCGCTGAGCGCTTAGGGACTTAAACTGCACGCAACGAGCGAGGTGCGCGGCGGTGGTGGAGACTGGTGGGCTGGGATCCTGCCTCACCGTGATAATGTTGCTTTTTCTTCTATTTCGTTCTTttttctgccgtctgtctcccccagttagactgtgagcccgtcactggggagggatggtctctatctgttgccgaattgtccattccaagcgcttactacagtggtctgtgcaGAATAGGCGCTCAGTACTATCAAATGAATGCTTCCTCACTCTCGTTGGGCTGACCCCTCCCGAGTACTCAGGGCAGCGTTCCGCGCACAGTGAAAGCTCAAAAAGTACCGGGGACAGCTTTTAACAGATTAGTGGGGCGAGGGTtcgtttattcagttgtatttgctgggcccttactgtgtgcagagcactgtactgagcgcttggaaaggacagttcggcaacagatagacagagGGGCGAGCCCGCGGTCGACGGCGGCCTAACGTGTTGGGACTTGTGTCGCCGACAGTTgtcctcctgcccgccccccgccctgggCGATGGGTCCCGGGGTGGgccagccgccccccgcccgccctcaccTTTGGTGAGCAGGACGGCCATGGCGCAGAGCTCGAGTCGCAGCCAGATGAAGATGGAGCCGGAGTTGCGGTCCATTGACGACCCCCCTcggggctcccgggccgggggtcAGTGCAGCCTCAGCGCCCGGACCGGGCGGCGCATCCACCCTCCGCCCCGGGGCGCGGCGCAGGGAGGACCCGGTGGCATGGGCCGGGCGCGGCGGCCCACAGCGCCGGGCTGCGAGGACCGGACCGGGGCTGCGAGGACCGGACCGGGGCTGCGAGGACCGGACCGGGCTGCGAGGACCGGACCCGACTGCGAGGACCGGACCGGGCTGCGAGGACCGGACCGGGCTGCGAGGACCGGACCCGGCTGCGAGGACCGGACCCGGCTGCAAGGACCGGACCGGACGACGAAGTCCCGCTCCGGTGAGTGAGCTGCAAGCACCGCACCGCCCCCAACCTCCCCCGTAACTTGGCCTCGACCTGTCCCCCGACCGGTCACTCCTCCCGGCCCTTATATaggccggcggccccgggcgcaggccccgcccccggcccgccccccacccgccctgATTGGCTGCACCGCCCTGCCAATC is drawn from Ornithorhynchus anatinus isolate Pmale09 chromosome 13, mOrnAna1.pri.v4, whole genome shotgun sequence and contains these coding sequences:
- the BAMBI gene encoding BMP and activin membrane-bound inhibitor homolog, coding for MDRNSGSIFIWLRLELCAMAVLLTKGEIRCYCDAAHCVATGYMCKSELNACFSRLLDPQNTNSPLTHGCLDSFASTADICQAKQAQNHSGTTVPTLECCHEDMCNYRGLHDVLSPPKGETSGQGGRYQHDSSRNLITKVQELTSSRELWFRAAVIAVPIAGGLILVLLIMLALRMLRSENKRLQDQRQQMLSRLHYSFHGHHSRKGQVAKLDLECMVPVTGHENCCMTCDKMRQTDLSNDKILSLVHWGMYSGHGKLEFV